In Komagataeibacter sucrofermentans DSM 15973, the genomic window TCACCCGCCGAACTGTCTGGCGGGATGCAAAAGCGCGTGGGGCTGGCGCGTGCCATCGCCGCCCGCCCCGAGATCCTGTTCTTTGATGAACCCACCACCGGCCTCGACCCCATCATGGGGGCGGTGATTGACGGGCTGATTGCCGATTGCGTGCGCAAGCTCGGCTCCACCGCCATCGCCATTACGCACGACATGGCCTCCGCCCAGCGCATCGGGGATAAGGTGGGCATGCTGTATGAAGGCAGGCTGATCTGGCAGGGCCTGCCTTCTACCCTGTTTGATAGCGGCAACCCGGTTGTGGACCAGTTCACCCACGGCCGCCGCGAGGGGCCGATCAAGGTGGATGTAGGGAAATAATTGAAAAGACAGAAGTTTTTGGGTGCCGCCTTTTTTTAAAAAGGCGGCGTTCTTTTGAAGCTTTTTGAAAAAAGCTTTACCAAAAACTTTTTGTCGTTTGGCTGAAGGGCTTCCCTGACTTTTGCGGCCGGTCGTTCCATATATGATATACACGATCTGTTCTTGCCCAAGGAGCCATCATGGCGCGTCGGCCCGCTAACCGTTTTGTCTGCCAGTCCTGCGGGGCGGTCTTCCCCAAATGGTCGGGCCGGTGCGATGCCTGTGGTGCCTGGAACAGCATTGTCGAGGAAACGGTCGAGCCCACCGCCACAGGCGGCACCAATGCCCGCAGGCGCACCGGCGCGCGCATCAACCTCGTGGGCCTTGCGGGTGATACGCCGCCACCGCCGCGTATTGAAACGCATATCGGCGAGCTTGACCGCGTGCTCGGCGGCGGCCTGGTGCCAGCCTCGGTGGTACTGGTGGGCGGTGACCCCGGCATCGGCAAGTCCACGCTTCTGCTGCAGGGCGCATGCGCCCTGGCGCGGGCGGGTCGCAAGGTCATGTATATCTCGGGCGAGGAAGCGGTGGACCAGATCCGCATGCGTGCGCGCAGGCTGGGGCTGGAAGCCCCCACGCTGGAACTCGCCGCCGCCATCAACGTGGCTGACATCGTGGCAACGCTTGAGGCGGAGAAGGATCTGGCCCTTGTCGTGATCGACTCGATCCAGACCATGTGGATGGAAACGGTGGAGAGCGCGCCCGGCACGGTCAGCCAGGTGCGGGCCTGCGCGTTTGAACTCATCCGGCTTGCCAAGCAGCGTGGCTTCAGCCTCATCCTCGTGGGGCATGTGACCAAGGAAGGGGCGCTGGCGGGCCCGCGCGTGCTGGAGCACATGGTTGATGCGGTGATGTATTTCGAGGGGGATCGTGGCCACCAGTTCCGCATCCTGCGCGCCGCCAAGAACCGCTTTGGCGCAACTGACGAGATTGGCGTATTCGCCATGACCGATCAGGGGCTGGAGGAAGTGCCCAACCCCTCCGCCCTGTTCCTGGCCGAGCGGCGTGGCCACATTGCGGGTTCTGCCGTGTTCGCGGGCATGGAAGGCACGCGCCCCGTGCTGCTGGAGGTGCAGGCGCTGCTCTCCCCCAAGGCGGGCGATGGCGGCGCGCGCCGTGCCGTGGTGGGGTGGGAGACGGGGCGGCTGAACATGCTGCTCGCCGTGCTTGAAGCCCGCTGTGGCATCAAGCTCAACGCCATGGATGTGCACCTCAACATCGCAGGCGGGCTGCGCGTGGGCGAGCCTGCGGCCGACATGGCGGTGGCCGCGGCTCTTGTTTCCGCCGCCACCGGGCAGCCGACGAGCGCGGGCTCGGTCTATTTTGGCGAGGTCGGGCTTTCAGGCGAGGTGCGTCAGGTCTCGCAGCCCGATACACGGCTGAAGGAGGCGCACAAGCTGGGCTTCGAGCAGGCGTTCCTGCCGCGCCGCATTGCGCGTGGCAACCGCAAGCCCTCCGCGCCCGACGGGCTGGTGCTGCATGAAATCGGGCATCTGGGTGATCTGGTCAGCCTGTTCACGGGGGCGATGGAGGAGGCAGAGGCGTGAGCACGCCTGAACGCTTCATGCTCAAAGCACCCGCCATGCTGGAGCGCGAGGTGAAAAAAAGCATCTTCCTGGCCCAGGCCGCCCCCGTCGCCACGCCTGCCGAGGCCATGGAATTCATCGCCACCGTCAGCGACCCCGATGCCACGCATAACTGCTGGGCCTACCTGATCGGGCAGACCTATCGCAGCGATGACGCGGGCGAGCCGGGCGGCACGGCGGGCCGCCCCATATTGCAGGTGATCGAGGGGCAGGGCTTTGACCGCACCGTGGTGGTGGTCACGCGCTGGTTTGGCGGCACCAAGCTGGGCGCGGGCGGGCTTGTGCGCGCCTATGGCGGCACGGCGGCGGAATGTTTGCGCACGGCCCCCCGCGTGCCGATTGTGGAGATGGTGGGCCTGACCTTTGGCTGCGGTTTTTCCGAGCACGCATTGCTGCGCGCGCGGCTTGAGGCGATGGACTGCCAGATCATGGCCGAGGAATTCGGCGCCAATGGCGTTGGCCTGCACATAACCCTGCCTGTGGCGCGCGAGGCGGAGGTGCGCACGCGCATTACCGACATAACCCGGGGGCAGGCCACCATCCGCGTTGTGGAGGAAGATGGCGCGCAGGGTGTTGGAGCGTAACGGCATTGGCGCTATGTCAGACGGCGTTTCACGTTCAGCATACGGAAAAAAGACCAGTCATGACCGATACCCCTCCCGATCGCCTGTCCGTCAATCCTACCAGCCCGTTTTATGATGAGGCCCTGCTCGAGCGCGGCATTGGCGTGCGCTTCAAGGGCATCGAGAAGAACAATGTCGAGGAATACTGCATCAGCGAAGGCTGGGTGCGCCTGGCCGTGGGCCGTGGCACCGACCGCTTTGGCAACCCCATGACCATGAAGGTGACGGGCCCGGTCGAGGTCTGGTTCAAGTCCTGAAGATAAAAGTTTTTGGTGAAGCTTTTTTCAAAAAGCTTCGAAAAAACGCCGCCTTTTTGAAAAAAGGCGGCACCCAAAAACGTTTATAAATAAAAAAGGCCGCACCCCGAGGGATGTGGCCTTTTTGTTGTTCCCCTACCGGGTCATTCCTCGTCAATCGCGCGCTTGGGCAGCAGGGCAGGCACGAAGACCAGGGTGGCGATCAGCGTGCAGGCCAGCGAGAGCAGCAGCAGGCGGCCCATGCTGGCCGTGCCCGGATGGTGCGAGGCTGCAAGCGAGCCGAACGCAGTGCCCGTGGTCAGCGCCGAGAACAGCACCGCCCGCGCCGTGGGGCTGGACAGCGGCGACTTGATGCCCGCCCGCCAGTTCATGACGAAATAGATGTTGAACGACACGCCCACGCCGAGCAGCAGGGGGAGGGCGATGATGTTGGCGAAGTTGAGCTGCTCGGGCACCACGATGATCAGGATGACCGTCATCAGCGCCGAGAGCAGCAAGGGTGCGAGCACCAGCGCCGTATCAAGCAGCTTGCGCAGCGCCACGGCCAGAATGATGGCGATCATGACAATGGCCGCCCCGGCGGCGGTAACAAAGGCATGCACCATGGTGGCGGCACTCTGCACGATGTCGATGGCCGAGCCTGCCGCCGTGGGGGCGATCTTCTGTATCTCGCCCACATACTGGTGCAGCGCGCGGTTGCCCTGCATCTCATGGCTGGGGTGGACCTCGACGAGTGCGCGCCCGTCAGGCAGCAGGTAGTCGCGCGCAAGCTGCTGCGGCACGTCGCTAATGCCCACTTCCTTAACCTGAAGCATGTCGCGCAGCATGTTCAGTTGCATGGGCAGGAAGCGCACCAGCGCCTCGTTGGTGGCCAGCACGCGGGCATCATCGGCCTTTGCCAGTTGTGCCAGCGCCGACTGGATGCGGCGCAGCGGGTCATTGGCGGGCAGCTTGTCCAGCACGCCACCAAGGTCGCCCGCGGTCTTGGCGGCGGCGGCACGCAGGGCATCGGCATCAGGCGCGGGCTTGGGGTTGGGCACGATCAGCGTGGGCAGCAGGATGTTGGCGGCATCCTGGATCAGCGGCAGCTTGGTTTTCTGGTCGGCAGGCACCATCGAGCCGAGCCACAGCGCATCATGCACCAGCGGCAGGCCTGAAAGCCGGTCCGACATGGCGGCGGCCTGCTTGAGGTCGGGCATCAGCACATCGACCGTATAGGGCGAATATTGCGGCTCGGACATGAGCATGCCCAGCGTGACCATGCCTTCGGATTTGGGGTTCTTGGTATGCAGCGGGTCGGCATCAAAGGTCAGGCGCGGCACCAGCGCCAGCCCGCCAAGCGCCACCAGCACGAACACCGCCAGGATGGGTTTGCGGTGGTGGCGGATGGCCGTGTCGATGGGCCGCGCGAAGGCGAAGCCGATCGTGCCATGCCCTGCCGTGGGGCGGAACAGCCGCAGCAGGGCGGGCAGGAGCGTGAGCGTGCAGACAAAGGCGAACACCATGCCAAAACCGGCAATCAGCCCCAGTTGGGCCACGCCTACGAAGGCGGTGGGCGTAAAGGCCAGAAACCCTGCCGAGGTGGCCATGGCAGCCACAAGGATCTGGTGGCCGGTCTCGTTGCCGGTCTGCTCAAGGGCCGCGGGCAGGCTGAGTGCCGTGCCATCGGGGTTGGCCTGCGCGCGGAAGCGGACCGAGAACTGGATGGCGAAGTCCACCGCGATGCCCACGAACAGAATGGCGAACGCGACCGAGATCAGATTGAGCTTGCCCACCACGATGGCGGCAAACCCGGTGGTGAGCAGCAGCCCCGACACCAGCGTGATGATGATCGGCACGATGATGCGCCACGTATGCACCGCCAGGATCAGCCACAGCGTGACCAGCACCAGCGAGCCGAGCAGGCCTGCCACCATGCCTTCGGCCACGGTGGCGAATTCCTCATCCGCGATCTGGGTATCGCCCGTGATGTGTACGTGCGCCCGCCCGCTTTTAACAAAGGGCAGGTCATTTGCAGCCGCGCGGATGGCGTCTGATGCCGCGCCGCCGGGCTGGAAGGAATCATAATCCAGCTTGGGCTGGGTCACGACAAACTGGAACTTGCCGCCAAGATCGGCCAGATCGCCCGCGAGCAGCCGCTCCCATGAAAGGGGTTCCGGCGTGCCATCGACCGAATGCTGCAACGTGGTGGCAAAGCCATCAAGGGCGGCGTGGAAGTTGCCAAGGTTGGCCTGCCCCTGCGCCACGCCAAGCGCAATGAGGTTGAGCGCGCTGAACAGCCCGCGCCCCGAAGGATCGGCCGCAAGCTCGCTGAGGAAAGGCTGGGCGGTGATGGTGGTGTTGAGCACGCGCTCAAGCGCCTTGGGGTCAAGGAACATCAGCCCGTTGCGCACAAGGTAGGGGTCGGTCTGCGGCGTGGTGACGTAATTGAAGTTGGCATGGTCATCGCGCAGCTTTGCCGCAAGGCCGAGGGCTGTCTGCTGCGCCTCCTCGGGCAGGGCCGCGTCGATCACGGCCACGAGCTGGTCCTGCTTTTGCGGGAACAGGCGGCCCATCTCGTCCGAGCGCTTTTTCCAGTCCAGCGAGGACGAGAACATCTGGTCCGTATCGGTGGTGACGCCAAGCAGCGCGTAGCTGGCATAGGTCGCGCCAGCAATCAGCACGGCAAATGCCAGCACGACAGCAATGGCATGGCGGGAACACAAAGCGACAAGACGCCCAAGCGGTACCGATAGCATGACGAGTATTCAGCCCTTCAGAAACCTGACCCGATGCCGCATGAACGCGGCAGTCGGTGAAGAAGTACGGTTTGGCCCATGATGTGGTGCCGATGCAAGGTGGTTCTTTACCGCCGCGGGCATGGCCCCTGCGTGGCGCGGGTGTTGCGGGTGACAGCGCGGCTCATCGTGCCCAAAAAGCCTGCCCACGAAAAAGTTGGCAAATCATAAAGAAGTTTCTGACAAGGCTTTTTTCAGAAAGCTTTGAAAGACACGATCGTTACTGAAAAAAAAGGCAGCACCCGAGAACGTCTGTTTTGCATCAATTATTTGCTGGGTAACACTCTTTTACAAAAAACGGACCCTGCCCGCTCAGGACTGGTGGGGCAGGCGCATGTCCTTGGCGGGCGTGGGGCGGACCCAGCGTATTTCCATGATCTGCCATGCCACAAGCGAGGGCAGGCCCCAGGCGATCTCGCGCAGGCGCTTGATGAGCGAGAGCGCAATCCCTTCCTGCGGGGAAAGGCCAAACAGGCCGCCAATCAGGATATACCCGCCTTCTGACACGCCAAGCGCGCCCGGCACGGCAAACCCCGCCGATTTCGCGGCCTGTCCCACGCTTTCGATCACGAAACTGTCAGCGAGCGAAAGCGGGTGGCCCATCGCCGCAAGCACCACAAAAACCTCGAACGTGCCCAGCGACCAGCCCAGAAGTTGCAGCGCACCCGCGCGCAGCGAGTTCTTGCGGGTGCGGTACAGGGTCAGGATCTGCGCGTGCAGGCCACGGATGTCATCCACCCCATCCCACCCCAGATGGGCGGCGATGCGCACCAGCAGCTTTTCCACCAGCGCAATGGCGCCAAGGTACTGGCTGCCGAAGAAGACGGCGCCAAGCAGCAGGGCGGCACCCGCGCTTTCCATCAGTTCGTCGGTCACATGCGAACGGTTGACGAGGCAGAACAGCACCCCCAGCCCGATGAGCGTGAAGGTGACCTGGCTGAGCAGTTCGATGGTCAGGTCGCATATGGTCGAGGCGGCGGCCTGCTTGATGCCCGTGTCATCACGCCGGGCGAGCAGGCGGGTGGTAATGACTTCGCCGCCCACCTGGGCTACCGGCAGCAGGTTGTTGATGCCCTCACGCGCGCAGCGCAGGGCAAAGAAATCGGCAAAGGCCAGCTTTGGGCGCCCGGTCTGGGCCAGCAGGCGCCATGCCTGCGCCGAAGCACAGACCTGGCTTGCATGGAAAATGATGATGGCAGGAATGCTCCATCCCCCGGCCGCGATCAGCCCGAGGATGTCATGCAGGCCGAAACGCCCCAGCATCCAGATCGTAAGACCGACACCGAATGCCCCGGCGAGGAAGGTAAGCTGCCGCATCCGCCATCCCTGTCACCTGAAACAGGACCGCAGAAAGGCTGTTGTCAGCCATTCATTGGCCCGATTCCACTTTAGCAGCCTCTGATTTTCTGAAGCAATGCGAGACTTTCAACACAGGCGGCCACGGCTTCGCGGCCCTTGTTGTGCACGTCATCACGCGAGCGGACGATGGCTTGCTCATCGGTATAGGTGGTGAGCACGCCAAAGGCGATCGGCACCTCCGTGTTCAATGAGGCCTGTTGCAGGCCAACCGCCGCCCCAAGGCTGATGAACTCGAAATGGGCGGTATCCCCCTTCACCACGCAGCCCAGGCAGATCACGCCATCGTAGCGACCAGTCTTTGCCAGCACCTGCGCCAGTAGCGGCAGTTCATATGCGCCGGGTGCATACATCACATCTTCATCACGCATGGAAATGGCGTGTTCCTTCAGCCATGCCAGCGCACCATCACGCAGGCCGTGGGTCACGTCTTCATTGAAGCGGCTGACCACGATGGCGAGGCGCGGCGGGTGAGCGAAGTTGAGCTCGACTGTGGTGGAGGGGATGTTGGTGCTCATGTCCGGCGTTGTCCGTTTCGGGTTGTTGGATTGGAAAAAAGAATGAAAGTTTCTGGGTGCCGCCTTTTTTTCACCCAGCATCCACTGTCGTAGGTTCGCACAGGGCATGACCCATCCGGGTGCGCTTGGCCTCCAGATAGGCGCGGTTGAACGGGTTGGGTTCCACCGCAAGCGCAATGCGCCTGCGCACGTCAAAGCCGTGGCGTTGCAGGGCGTGGACCTTGTCGGGGTTGTTGGTCAGCAGGTCGAGGCGGCTGACCCCCAGCGCGCGCAGGATGTCCGATGCGGCCTGCCAGTCACGTGCATCGGTCTCGAAGCCGAGGCGGTGGTTGGCGTCCACCGTGTCCAGCCCGTCATCTTGCAGCGCATAGGCGCGGATCTTGTTGGCAAGGCCAATGCCGCGCCCTTCATGCCCGCGCACATAGACCAGCACGCCGGACTCGGCGGCGCCAATCTGCTCGAGCGCGCCCTGTAGCTGCGCGCCGCAATCGCAGCGCAGGGAGCCCAGGGCATCGCCCGTCACGCATTCCGAGTGCAGGCGCACCAGCGGCACGCTGCCTGACTGGCCGGGCTGGCCCTTGACCATGGCCACATGCTCCGTGCCATCAGGCGCGCGGAAGGCGTGGATCATCATGTCCGGTCCGCCAAAGCGGCTGGGCAGGTGGGCGCGGGCAACCTGCTCGATGGCGGGCTTTTCGGCAGCCTTTGCCGTAATCGGGTTGTCTTTCAGCCACTTCGCCAGCTCGGCGATGGACAGGATCTGCAACCCGTGGCGTCTGGCGTAGGGGCGCAGGTCGTCCATGCGGGCCATGGTGCCGTCCTCGTTCATGATCTCGCAGATCACGGCAGCCGGGATCAGCCCGGCCATGCGGGCAAGGTCAACCGAGGCCTCGGTGTGGCCGGGGCGGGCCACCGTGCCGCCGGGCACCGCGCGCAGCGGGAAGATGTGGCCCGGCGAGACCAGATCCTCGGGCTTGGCATCGGGGCCTGCCGCCACCAGCACGGTCTCGGCGCGGTCGGCGGCCGAGATGCCGGTGGTCACCCCCTCGCGTGCCTCGATGGACACGGTGAACGCCGTGCCGCGCGGGCAGGTGTTCACCTGTGTCATCATGGGCAGGTTGAGCTGCGTGATCCGCTCGGGCGACATGGGCATGCACACCAGCCCGCGCGCATGGGTCACCATGAAGTTCATGGCGTCCGGCGTGACCAGTTCGGCGGCCATGACCAGATCGCCCTCGTTCTCGCGGTCCTCGTCATCCACAAGGATGATCATCCCACCATTGCGAATGGTTTCGACGGCCTGCGCCAGTGCCGGCGGCATCAACGATACTGACATACGCTCTCCACATATTTAGCAATGACATCGACTTCGATGTTCACGGCGTCGCCTGGCTTCAGGCCGCCAAGGGTGGTGTGTTCCCACGTGTGGGGGATGATCATGAGCGCGATGCGGAATTCGTCTGCATTGCAGCCCTCCTCGCCCGGTGCGCCTACTGCGTTCAGGGTGAGGCTGATGCCATCGATGGTGATGGAGCCTTTCTCCACCAGGTAGCGGCGCAGCCGGGCGGGAATGGCGAAGGTGATGTGCCGCGCCTCGCCTTCCCCGTGCACTGCCAGCAGGCGGCCCGTGCCATCGACATGCCCCTGCACGATATGGCCCGAAAGCCGCGTTGCGGGGGTGACCGCGCGTTCGAGGTTGACGGTGTGCCCGGCATCAATGCGGCCAAGCGCCGTGCGGTCCAGTGTTTCGGAGCTGATGAAGAAGGTGGCCGTGCCTTTTGCATCAAAGGAGGTCACGGTCAGGCACACGCCATTGACGGCAATGCTCTCGCCAAGGGCAAGATCGGTGATGCCTGTCTGCACCGTTATGTCCAGATCCCGGTCAAGCCGCCGCGCGGCGCTGACCTGTCCCTGGTGCTCGATAATGCCAGAAAACATGCTTACTCCTTATGCAGCGTCAAGTTCGGGGAACAGGCGCAGCGGTGTCACGTCACCTGCGCGCACGCGCACGGCGTACTGATCCGTGCCATCGGGGCCTGCGGTTATGCTCAGCCAGTCATGCCACAGCCCGCGGGCCTCGATTTCGGCCAGCAGTTTCGGGCCGGCTTCCACCATCGCCCACGTCACACCCGCCTGGCCGAGCATGTCGGGCAGGGCGGTGATGTCGGTGCAGACCCGTATTTCAAAGCCCCGGTTGTGCGCGGCGGTGAGGTAGGCCTCATCCACCTCGCCCGTGCGGGTGCAGATGGCGAGAATGCGCGGCGCGCGGCCCGGGTGGTCGGGCACGCGGCGCACGTCAAGGCCGGGCTGGTCGGCGCGGATGGTGCCGGTGGCGGTAATCACCGCATCGGTGGCCCGGCGCAGGCGGTGCGCAAGGTCGAGCGAGGCGGCGGAGGTGAAGGTGGTCCGGCCCGCGGGCGGCACCATGGAGCCATGGGCGTCGAGCGCCTGCTTGACCGTGATCCACGGCTGGCCGGTGCGCATGAAGTGGGTGAAGGGGGCCAGCAGGCTGCGGCACAGCGTCTGCATGGGGCCCTGGGGGCCTGTGGGCTGGAGCACATGCACGTCGCAGCCGCGCTGGCGCAGCGTGTCGGCCCCGCCGCCTTCCACATGCGGGTTGGGGTCGCGCACGCCAATCCATACGCTGCGGATGGGCGTTGCGAGGAGGGCGAGCGAGCACGGCCCGGTGCGTCCGGTGTGATTGCACGGCTCAAGGGTGACCACCGCCGTATGCGCGCGCGCCAGCAGGCCGCGTTCGCGGCACTGGTTTATGGCCTGGACCTCGGCATGCGGGGTGCCCGCGCGGTGGTGGCCGCCGGTGGCGAGGATCGTGCCTTCGCTGTCGAGGATGGCGCAGCCCACGGGCGGGTTGGGCGCGGTGGCGCCCACATGGCGCGCGGCTTCATCCACCGCCGCGCGAAAGGCGCGGGCAATGGCGGGCGGCAGGGCGGTGGCCTGCGTAGCGCTGGCGTGGGAACCCTGTGGCAACGCGTCCAAAACACAGTACTCCATCCATCTGGACGGACCCAGGGCGCGTAAAACCACATGCCTGCCTTCCATGCGGGAAAGCAGGGCCATAGTTTCCGTTCTCTCTCATCCGGACTGTAACCGTCGGTTCCGGAGTTGCACCGGATCTGCTTGACCCCGCCCGCTTTCGCGGCCGGGCGCTCGCGGACTTATGGCCCTGCATGCAGGACCAATTACCGCCGGTGGGGAATTTCGCCCCGCCCTGAGAACGTCTGTAAACCGGGGTGAGGCCCCGATTCGTATTCAGTGGCACTGATAGTGGGAACAATTCGCGCCGATTGCAAGCCGTACGCTGTCGGGGGAACTATATTGTGTCCTGTTCACGCGCCTGCCTGTGGCGGCCGGGATGGAGCAGCGAGGGGATGCGGCCATGATGGCCGAAATTGACCAGCCGCGCCTCCTCGACCTCAATGCGGCCAAGCAGGCGCGAGCGGATGATGGCGATGGCCAGCGCCGCCCCCATGAAGGGCCCGAGCGCATAGATCCAGAAAGACTGCCACTGCCCTGCAACCAGCGCCGGGCCAAAGCTGCGCGCAAGGTTGGAGCTGTTGCCCGACAGCCAGGCCGAGATGGGGTTGCACACCAGGAAAAACAGCCCGCCCGCCCACGGCGTGAGCCATTTCAGCACCGGGTGGGCGGCAAGGGCGCAGATCATCAGCACCAGCAGCACGGTCAGCACCAGTTCCGTCACCAGTGGCCACAGCACCGATACATGCGGGAAGGGAATGGTGGCGGCATAGGCCGAGGCCTGCGCCATCTGCCCCCATACCGGCACGACATGGCCCAGCGCGGCCAGCAGCACGGTGGCGAGGCAGGCGCCAGTCATCTGGGCGGCCACATAGCCGCACAGGTCGATCACGCCCAGCCTGCCCGCCAGGCTGAACGCCAGCGAGACCGAAGGGCTGACATGCGCCCCGCTGACCCGCCCGAACGGCGTAAACGCCGCCACCGTGCCCGACAGGCCAAAGAACAGCCCGCACAGCGCGGTCTGCACCAGCGGGTGAGGTGCCAGGGCGCGGCCAATGGGGGTATAGGGCGTGGTCAGCACCGTAACCGACACGATCCCGCACAGCATAAGCACCGTTGTCGCCACCATCTCGCACGCATACAGCTTCCAGTGCAGCGGATGGTCGGGGTGGGGTGCGCCGGCAAGGGGCCGGTCCTCCTGGGGCGGGGAGCCGGTCTGCCGGGGTGCGGTCATGTCGTGTTATTCCCTTCGTGGCACATGT contains:
- the radA gene encoding DNA repair protein RadA; this encodes MARRPANRFVCQSCGAVFPKWSGRCDACGAWNSIVEETVEPTATGGTNARRRTGARINLVGLAGDTPPPPRIETHIGELDRVLGGGLVPASVVLVGGDPGIGKSTLLLQGACALARAGRKVMYISGEEAVDQIRMRARRLGLEAPTLELAAAINVADIVATLEAEKDLALVVIDSIQTMWMETVESAPGTVSQVRACAFELIRLAKQRGFSLILVGHVTKEGALAGPRVLEHMVDAVMYFEGDRGHQFRILRAAKNRFGATDEIGVFAMTDQGLEEVPNPSALFLAERRGHIAGSAVFAGMEGTRPVLLEVQALLSPKAGDGGARRAVVGWETGRLNMLLAVLEARCGIKLNAMDVHLNIAGGLRVGEPAADMAVAAALVSAATGQPTSAGSVYFGEVGLSGEVRQVSQPDTRLKEAHKLGFEQAFLPRRIARGNRKPSAPDGLVLHEIGHLGDLVSLFTGAMEEAEA
- a CDS encoding YigZ family protein — its product is MSTPERFMLKAPAMLEREVKKSIFLAQAAPVATPAEAMEFIATVSDPDATHNCWAYLIGQTYRSDDAGEPGGTAGRPILQVIEGQGFDRTVVVVTRWFGGTKLGAGGLVRAYGGTAAECLRTAPRVPIVEMVGLTFGCGFSEHALLRARLEAMDCQIMAEEFGANGVGLHITLPVAREAEVRTRITDITRGQATIRVVEEDGAQGVGA
- a CDS encoding DUF3297 family protein; this encodes MTDTPPDRLSVNPTSPFYDEALLERGIGVRFKGIEKNNVEEYCISEGWVRLAVGRGTDRFGNPMTMKVTGPVEVWFKS
- a CDS encoding MMPL family transporter, translated to MLSVPLGRLVALCSRHAIAVVLAFAVLIAGATYASYALLGVTTDTDQMFSSSLDWKKRSDEMGRLFPQKQDQLVAVIDAALPEEAQQTALGLAAKLRDDHANFNYVTTPQTDPYLVRNGLMFLDPKALERVLNTTITAQPFLSELAADPSGRGLFSALNLIALGVAQGQANLGNFHAALDGFATTLQHSVDGTPEPLSWERLLAGDLADLGGKFQFVVTQPKLDYDSFQPGGAASDAIRAAANDLPFVKSGRAHVHITGDTQIADEEFATVAEGMVAGLLGSLVLVTLWLILAVHTWRIIVPIIITLVSGLLLTTGFAAIVVGKLNLISVAFAILFVGIAVDFAIQFSVRFRAQANPDGTALSLPAALEQTGNETGHQILVAAMATSAGFLAFTPTAFVGVAQLGLIAGFGMVFAFVCTLTLLPALLRLFRPTAGHGTIGFAFARPIDTAIRHHRKPILAVFVLVALGGLALVPRLTFDADPLHTKNPKSEGMVTLGMLMSEPQYSPYTVDVLMPDLKQAAAMSDRLSGLPLVHDALWLGSMVPADQKTKLPLIQDAANILLPTLIVPNPKPAPDADALRAAAAKTAGDLGGVLDKLPANDPLRRIQSALAQLAKADDARVLATNEALVRFLPMQLNMLRDMLQVKEVGISDVPQQLARDYLLPDGRALVEVHPSHEMQGNRALHQYVGEIQKIAPTAAGSAIDIVQSAATMVHAFVTAAGAAIVMIAIILAVALRKLLDTALVLAPLLLSALMTVILIIVVPEQLNFANIIALPLLLGVGVSFNIYFVMNWRAGIKSPLSSPTARAVLFSALTTGTAFGSLAASHHPGTASMGRLLLLSLACTLIATLVFVPALLPKRAIDEE
- a CDS encoding lysylphosphatidylglycerol synthase domain-containing protein is translated as MRQLTFLAGAFGVGLTIWMLGRFGLHDILGLIAAGGWSIPAIIIFHASQVCASAQAWRLLAQTGRPKLAFADFFALRCAREGINNLLPVAQVGGEVITTRLLARRDDTGIKQAAASTICDLTIELLSQVTFTLIGLGVLFCLVNRSHVTDELMESAGAALLLGAVFFGSQYLGAIALVEKLLVRIAAHLGWDGVDDIRGLHAQILTLYRTRKNSLRAGALQLLGWSLGTFEVFVVLAAMGHPLSLADSFVIESVGQAAKSAGFAVPGALGVSEGGYILIGGLFGLSPQEGIALSLIKRLREIAWGLPSLVAWQIMEIRWVRPTPAKDMRLPHQS
- the ribH gene encoding 6,7-dimethyl-8-ribityllumazine synthase gives rise to the protein MSTNIPSTTVELNFAHPPRLAIVVSRFNEDVTHGLRDGALAWLKEHAISMRDEDVMYAPGAYELPLLAQVLAKTGRYDGVICLGCVVKGDTAHFEFISLGAAVGLQQASLNTEVPIAFGVLTTYTDEQAIVRSRDDVHNKGREAVAACVESLALLQKIRGC
- the ribB gene encoding 3,4-dihydroxy-2-butanone-4-phosphate synthase; this translates as MPPALAQAVETIRNGGMIILVDDEDRENEGDLVMAAELVTPDAMNFMVTHARGLVCMPMSPERITQLNLPMMTQVNTCPRGTAFTVSIEAREGVTTGISAADRAETVLVAAGPDAKPEDLVSPGHIFPLRAVPGGTVARPGHTEASVDLARMAGLIPAAVICEIMNEDGTMARMDDLRPYARRHGLQILSIAELAKWLKDNPITAKAAEKPAIEQVARAHLPSRFGGPDMMIHAFRAPDGTEHVAMVKGQPGQSGSVPLVRLHSECVTGDALGSLRCDCGAQLQGALEQIGAAESGVLVYVRGHEGRGIGLANKIRAYALQDDGLDTVDANHRLGFETDARDWQAASDILRALGVSRLDLLTNNPDKVHALQRHGFDVRRRIALAVEPNPFNRAYLEAKRTRMGHALCEPTTVDAG
- a CDS encoding riboflavin synthase, with the translated sequence MFSGIIEHQGQVSAARRLDRDLDITVQTGITDLALGESIAVNGVCLTVTSFDAKGTATFFISSETLDRTALGRIDAGHTVNLERAVTPATRLSGHIVQGHVDGTGRLLAVHGEGEARHITFAIPARLRRYLVEKGSITIDGISLTLNAVGAPGEEGCNADEFRIALMIIPHTWEHTTLGGLKPGDAVNIEVDVIAKYVESVCQYR
- the ribD gene encoding bifunctional diaminohydroxyphosphoribosylaminopyrimidine deaminase/5-amino-6-(5-phosphoribosylamino)uracil reductase RibD codes for the protein MPPAIARAFRAAVDEAARHVGATAPNPPVGCAILDSEGTILATGGHHRAGTPHAEVQAINQCRERGLLARAHTAVVTLEPCNHTGRTGPCSLALLATPIRSVWIGVRDPNPHVEGGGADTLRQRGCDVHVLQPTGPQGPMQTLCRSLLAPFTHFMRTGQPWITVKQALDAHGSMVPPAGRTTFTSAASLDLAHRLRRATDAVITATGTIRADQPGLDVRRVPDHPGRAPRILAICTRTGEVDEAYLTAAHNRGFEIRVCTDITALPDMLGQAGVTWAMVEAGPKLLAEIEARGLWHDWLSITAGPDGTDQYAVRVRAGDVTPLRLFPELDAA
- a CDS encoding MIP/aquaporin family protein is translated as MTAPRQTGSPPQEDRPLAGAPHPDHPLHWKLYACEMVATTVLMLCGIVSVTVLTTPYTPIGRALAPHPLVQTALCGLFFGLSGTVAAFTPFGRVSGAHVSPSVSLAFSLAGRLGVIDLCGYVAAQMTGACLATVLLAALGHVVPVWGQMAQASAYAATIPFPHVSVLWPLVTELVLTVLLVLMICALAAHPVLKWLTPWAGGLFFLVCNPISAWLSGNSSNLARSFGPALVAGQWQSFWIYALGPFMGAALAIAIIRSRLLGRIEVEEARLVNFGHHGRIPSLLHPGRHRQAREQDTI